The Proteiniphilum propionicum genome contains the following window.
CTCATTTAGGGTGGTGAACGACCTGCATTCCAAGAATGAGAACCTTAGTAAAATGCTTGGTGGCATAAACAGAGACAATACTGATCTTGTCATCTTCAATGGTGATATGATATCCATTTTGAATGATACAGAGCAAATTTTCAACGGATTTATGGATACTGCTGTAGCACTTTTTGCGAAAGAGATTCCTCTTTTTTTTAGTCGAGGAAACCATGAAACAAGGGGGCGTGGCAGTGCTGGTTTATATGATTATTTCCCTACGAAAACAGGTGAGTTTTATTACTTTTTTCAGGCCGGACCTGTTTATTTCATCATCCTGGATGGCGGTGAAGACAAACCCGATTCTGATATTGAATATTCAGAATTATCTCATTTTGATGCCTATCGTTCCAATCAGGCTGAATGGCTGGAGTCTGTTGTGTCATCGGTTGAATTTCAACAGGCACCGTATCGTATCGTGATCATGCACATTCCACCCACTGCCACCACCTGGCACGGCACAAAAGATGTGATTCGGAAATTCACTCCAATATTGAACAATGCTAACATCGATGTAATGTTATGTGGTCATACACACAATTATACATTCATTGAAAAAGGTGAAGATCCTGCAGTCAATTTTCCTATACTGATTAATGATGACG
Protein-coding sequences here:
- a CDS encoding FN3 domain-containing metallophosphoesterase family protein — encoded protein: MTKKLIILFLNFPLFIFSQGIEITHGPYLQQMGENEVTIIWTTNNDAISWVEMAPIGNDSFYAFERPKYYETAYGSKKTGKLHRINLSGLHPGTEYRYRIFSKEIVCYKNHRVLYGNTASSNVYSQKPYQFRTLDVNADKVSFRVVNDLHSKNENLSKMLGGINRDNTDLVIFNGDMISILNDTEQIFNGFMDTAVALFAKEIPLFFSRGNHETRGRGSAGLYDYFPTKTGEFYYFFQAGPVYFIILDGGEDKPDSDIEYSELSHFDAYRSNQAEWLESVVSSVEFQQAPYRIVIMHIPPTATTWHGTKDVIRKFTPILNNANIDVMLCGHTHNYTFIEKGEDPAVNFPILINDDENWLDIIVDSEIRITQKDMYGSILKNNFFRHNN